From a single Vitis vinifera cultivar Pinot Noir 40024 chromosome 18, ASM3070453v1 genomic region:
- the LOC100261204 gene encoding S-adenosylmethionine carrier 1, chloroplastic/mitochondrial isoform X2, giving the protein MGHPMPAVSAKSTPTFPPDVLKCSSQREQKKSFKEDKPFSFLHVFWEGLVAGGIAGVVVEAALYPIDTIKTRLQAAHGGGKIVLKGLYSGLAGNLAGVLPASAIFVGVYEPTKQKLLKTIPENLSAFAHLTAGAVGGAASSLVRVPTEVVKQRMQTGQFASATDAVQLIVAKEGFKGLYAGYGSFLLRDLPFDALQFCIYEQLRIGYKLAAQRDLNDPENAMIGAFSGAITGAITTPLDVIKTRLMVQGSANQYKGIFDCVRTVIREEGTPALFKGIGPRVLWIGIGGSIFFVILERTKQVVAQTHTRTEKKTWSRFLLKAIFWVLLCLDYTWNQYEY; this is encoded by the exons ATGGGTCATCCGATGCCGGCAGTGAGCGCGAAGAGCACTCCAACATTTCCGCCTG ATGTTCTGAAGTGTAGTTCTCAAAGGGAGCAAAAGAAGTCGTTTAAAGAAGACAAGCCATTCAGTTTTTTACATGTTTTCTGGG AGGGTCTTGTAGCTGGAGGTATTGCTGGTGTTGTTGTTGAAGCAGCTTTATATCCAATTGATACAATAAAAACTAGACTTCAG GCTGCTCATGGTGGAGGAAAAATTGTATTGAAGGGTCTCTATTCTGGATTGGCAGGAAATCTTGCTGGTGTCTTACC GGCCTCTGCGATATTTGTTGGTGTATATGAACCTACAAAGCAGAAACTGCTGAAGACCATCCCTGAAAACCTTAGTGCTTTTGCTCATTTG ACTGCAGGTGCTGTTGGCGGGGCTGCATCTTCTCTTGTTCGTGTGCCAACAGAG GTTGTTAAGCAAAGAATGCAGACTGGGCAATTTGCTTCTGCAACTGATGCTGTTCAACTTATTGTTGCCAAGGAGGGGTTTAAAGGTCTCTATGCG GGATATGGATCCTTTTTATTGCGAGATTTACCTTTTGATGCTCTCCAGTTTTGCATCTATGAGCAGCTACGGATAGGGTATAAGCTAGCG GCACAGAGGGACTTGAATGATCCTGAGAATGCTATGATTGGTGCTTTTTCTG GTGCAATAACAGGAGCTATAACTACTCCTCTTGATGTGATAAAGACTAGATTAATGGTTCAG GGATCTGCAAACCAGTACAAAGGGATTTTTGACTGTGTTAGGACTGTCATAAGAGAAGAAGGAACTCCTGCTCTTTTCAAG GGTATCGGGCCAAGAGTACTCTGGATAGGTATTGGAGGTTCAATTTTCTTTGTCATTCTTGAAAGGACAAAGCAGGTGGTTGCCCAAACGCACACTAGGACTGAGAA GAAGACATGGAGTAGATTCCTTCTGAAAGCCATTTTTTGGGTCCTGTTGTGTTTGGATTACACCTGGAATCAATATGAATATTGA
- the LOC100261204 gene encoding S-adenosylmethionine carrier 1, chloroplastic/mitochondrial isoform X1 — MEENERNISEFFVVCFIGLSCVDLMSDVLKCSSQREQKKSFKEDKPFSFLHVFWEGLVAGGIAGVVVEAALYPIDTIKTRLQAAHGGGKIVLKGLYSGLAGNLAGVLPASAIFVGVYEPTKQKLLKTIPENLSAFAHLTAGAVGGAASSLVRVPTEVVKQRMQTGQFASATDAVQLIVAKEGFKGLYAGYGSFLLRDLPFDALQFCIYEQLRIGYKLAAQRDLNDPENAMIGAFSGAITGAITTPLDVIKTRLMVQGSANQYKGIFDCVRTVIREEGTPALFKGIGPRVLWIGIGGSIFFVILERTKQVVAQTHTRTEKKTWSRFLLKAIFWVLLCLDYTWNQYEY; from the exons atggaagaaaacgAAAGAAATATTTctgaattttttgttgtttgtttcaTTGGGCTCAGTTGTGTGGATCTTATGTCTG ATGTTCTGAAGTGTAGTTCTCAAAGGGAGCAAAAGAAGTCGTTTAAAGAAGACAAGCCATTCAGTTTTTTACATGTTTTCTGGG AGGGTCTTGTAGCTGGAGGTATTGCTGGTGTTGTTGTTGAAGCAGCTTTATATCCAATTGATACAATAAAAACTAGACTTCAG GCTGCTCATGGTGGAGGAAAAATTGTATTGAAGGGTCTCTATTCTGGATTGGCAGGAAATCTTGCTGGTGTCTTACC GGCCTCTGCGATATTTGTTGGTGTATATGAACCTACAAAGCAGAAACTGCTGAAGACCATCCCTGAAAACCTTAGTGCTTTTGCTCATTTG ACTGCAGGTGCTGTTGGCGGGGCTGCATCTTCTCTTGTTCGTGTGCCAACAGAG GTTGTTAAGCAAAGAATGCAGACTGGGCAATTTGCTTCTGCAACTGATGCTGTTCAACTTATTGTTGCCAAGGAGGGGTTTAAAGGTCTCTATGCG GGATATGGATCCTTTTTATTGCGAGATTTACCTTTTGATGCTCTCCAGTTTTGCATCTATGAGCAGCTACGGATAGGGTATAAGCTAGCG GCACAGAGGGACTTGAATGATCCTGAGAATGCTATGATTGGTGCTTTTTCTG GTGCAATAACAGGAGCTATAACTACTCCTCTTGATGTGATAAAGACTAGATTAATGGTTCAG GGATCTGCAAACCAGTACAAAGGGATTTTTGACTGTGTTAGGACTGTCATAAGAGAAGAAGGAACTCCTGCTCTTTTCAAG GGTATCGGGCCAAGAGTACTCTGGATAGGTATTGGAGGTTCAATTTTCTTTGTCATTCTTGAAAGGACAAAGCAGGTGGTTGCCCAAACGCACACTAGGACTGAGAA GAAGACATGGAGTAGATTCCTTCTGAAAGCCATTTTTTGGGTCCTGTTGTGTTTGGATTACACCTGGAATCAATATGAATATTGA
- the LOC100266412 gene encoding tryptophan aminotransferase-related protein 3, with translation MGKIQSCMYVVCLLCSATLNILFVGRYVYVSGKWEVGWSRRAAEEAEAVAAVSCSGHGRAYLDGLVVDGSPVCECNTCFGGPDCSQFSASCVADVDSGDPLFLEPFWMQHAASSALLVAGWHRMSYSFHDHSLISKELEELIRKLHAIVGNANTTGRFIVFGAGSIQLLNAAVHALSPHNSSAPAKVVATIPFYPVYKSQTDFFRSVDFQFVGDTSLWKNTSDTTSNLIEFVTAPNNPDGKLNKAVLQGPNAKPIYDHAYYWPHFTPIPAPADEDLMIFTFSKLTGHAGSRFGWALIKDKDVYETMSNYMSLNVDGVSRDTQLRAFKLLKVVTRGRGREIFEFGYKTMKDRWEKLNRALLMSRRFSVQESSPQYCTFSGKVKRPSPAYAWLKCEKEEDKECYRVLKKAGIIGRNGTLFSANSSYVRLSLIKTQDDFDILLHQINKLVGEENGGKSSMRRMKSTVS, from the exons ATGGGTAAGATCCAAAGCTGCATGTATGTTGTGTGTTTGCTGTGTTCTGCGACTCTTAACATACTTTTTGTGGGGAGATATGTGTATGTGAGTGGGAAGTGGGAGGTGGGTTGGAGCAGAAGGGCAGCAGAGGAAGCAGAAGCAGTGGCAGCAGTGTCATGCTCAGGCCATGGAAGAGCATACTTGGATGGTTTGGTTGTTGATGGAAGCCCTGTTTGTGAGTGCAATACCTGCTTTGGAGGCCCTGATTGCTCTCAATTTTCAGCTTCTTGTGTTGCAGATGTTGACAG CGGCGATCCACTGTTCTTGGAGCCCTTCTGGATGCAGCATGCAGCAAGCAGTGCGCTATTAGTAGCAGGTTGGCATCGAATGAGCTATTCATTCCATGATCATTCCTTAATCTCAAAAGAACTAGAGGAGCTCATCCGCAAGCTACATGCCATTGTTGGAAATGCTAACACAACAGGCAGATTCATTGTTTTCGGGGCCGGCTCTATCCAGCTCCTCAATGCTGCAGTTCATGCCCTCTCACCCCATAATTCATCTGCTCCAGCTAAAGTTGTTGCCACAATCCCCTTTTACCCG GTTTATAAATCACAAACAGACTTCTTTCGATCAGTGGACTTCCAGTTTGTAGGTGACACATCCTTGTGGAAGAACACTTCAGATACCACTTCCAATCTCATCGAGTTTGTGACTGCACCCAATAATCCTGATGGAAAGTTGAATAAGGCAGTTCTTCAAGGCCCTAATGCCAAACCCATTTACGATCATGCCTATTACTGGCCGCATTTCACACCAATTCCTGCTCCTGCAGATGAAGACCTCATGATATTTACCTTTTCTAAGCTTACTGGTCATGCTGGGAGTAGATTCGG GTGGGCATTGATAAAGGATAAGGATGTGTACGAGACAATGTCAAATTATATGAGTTTGAACGTCGATGGTGTTTCCCGGGACACTCAGTTAAGAGCTTTCAAGCTTTTAAAAGTAGTGACTCGAGGGAGAGGAAGAGAAATATTCGAATTCGGTTACAAAACAATGAAAGACCGGTGGGAAAAATTGAACAGGGCCTTGCTGATGTCCAGACGTTTCTCTGTCCAGGAAAGTTCACCGCAATACTGCACTTTTTCTGGCAAAGTCAAGAGACCTTCTCCAG CTTATGCATGGCTGAAGTGcgagaaagaagaagataaagagTGTTACAGAGTCCTGAAAAAGGCTGGCATCATTGGGCGTAATGGTACTTTGTTTAGTGCTAATAGTAGCTATGTTCGGCTCAGCCTCATCAAGACCCAAGATGACTTTGATATATTGCTGCACCAAATCAATAAGTTAGTTGGTGAGGAAAATGGCGGTAAAAGTAGTATGCGAAGAATGAAATCAACCGTCAGTTGA
- the LOC100261204 gene encoding S-adenosylmethionine carrier 1, chloroplastic/mitochondrial isoform X3 yields the protein MEENERNISEFFVVCFIGLSCVDLMSDVLKCSSQREQKKSFKEDKPFSFLHVFWEGLVAGGIAGVVVEAALYPIDTIKTRLQAAHGGGKIVLKGLYSGLAGNLAGVLPASAIFVGVYEPTKQKLLKTIPENLSAFAHLTAGAVGGAASSLVRVPTEVVKQRMQTGQFASATDAVQLIVAKEGFKGLYAGYGSFLLRDLPFDALQFCIYEQLRIGYKLAAQRDLNDPENAMIGAFSGAITGAITTPLDVIKTRLMVQGSANQYKGIFDCVRTVIREEGTPALFKGIGPRVLWIGIGGSIFFVILERTKQVVAQTHTRTENFQESPIAATLSICS from the exons atggaagaaaacgAAAGAAATATTTctgaattttttgttgtttgtttcaTTGGGCTCAGTTGTGTGGATCTTATGTCTG ATGTTCTGAAGTGTAGTTCTCAAAGGGAGCAAAAGAAGTCGTTTAAAGAAGACAAGCCATTCAGTTTTTTACATGTTTTCTGGG AGGGTCTTGTAGCTGGAGGTATTGCTGGTGTTGTTGTTGAAGCAGCTTTATATCCAATTGATACAATAAAAACTAGACTTCAG GCTGCTCATGGTGGAGGAAAAATTGTATTGAAGGGTCTCTATTCTGGATTGGCAGGAAATCTTGCTGGTGTCTTACC GGCCTCTGCGATATTTGTTGGTGTATATGAACCTACAAAGCAGAAACTGCTGAAGACCATCCCTGAAAACCTTAGTGCTTTTGCTCATTTG ACTGCAGGTGCTGTTGGCGGGGCTGCATCTTCTCTTGTTCGTGTGCCAACAGAG GTTGTTAAGCAAAGAATGCAGACTGGGCAATTTGCTTCTGCAACTGATGCTGTTCAACTTATTGTTGCCAAGGAGGGGTTTAAAGGTCTCTATGCG GGATATGGATCCTTTTTATTGCGAGATTTACCTTTTGATGCTCTCCAGTTTTGCATCTATGAGCAGCTACGGATAGGGTATAAGCTAGCG GCACAGAGGGACTTGAATGATCCTGAGAATGCTATGATTGGTGCTTTTTCTG GTGCAATAACAGGAGCTATAACTACTCCTCTTGATGTGATAAAGACTAGATTAATGGTTCAG GGATCTGCAAACCAGTACAAAGGGATTTTTGACTGTGTTAGGACTGTCATAAGAGAAGAAGGAACTCCTGCTCTTTTCAAG GGTATCGGGCCAAGAGTACTCTGGATAGGTATTGGAGGTTCAATTTTCTTTGTCATTCTTGAAAGGACAAAGCAGGTGGTTGCCCAAACGCACACTAGGACTGAGAA TTTCCAGGAAAGTCCTATTGCAGCAACATTAAGCATATGCAGCTAA